Part of the Loxodonta africana isolate mLoxAfr1 chromosome 15, mLoxAfr1.hap2, whole genome shotgun sequence genome is shown below.
CAAATGAAACAGCTTTTCTGTCTTGGGTTAACAAATGCTCactggtctttattattttccATTATAATTTCTAGACTCAGTAATATGCAGACACATTATCAAAGGACAATCCCCACCTTCCACTGGATCTTGGCTGCCCCTAATGTCTCCTGCTACAAGTCATTACCCTGTAGGCCTTTCTCCCGTCCTCCTAGGTAGGATTTTTTCATCTTCTCCCACAGTAACTAGGAATGTGCTGTCACTGCTTGCGGCAGTCTCAGCAATGTGCTCTAGAAGCACAGCTTTCGTGGCTAAGCACTTGGACTCTGCCTCACTCCCTCCAGCTAGACTACAGGCAGGAGGCACCGAGGGGCTCTCTTTCAGAAGGGAGGGTATGAAAAGGGGCCCAAATGCTACTAAGTCTGGTGACTTCAGGGGCATAAGAGAATTATGAACAGGTGGCATTGGAGAGTGAGATTTTAAATTGATTTGAAAGATGGTTACATTATGTGCAAAAATGTTTCTTGTTCACAGGCTAAACTGTCTGGCACTGCCTTTTAAAAGCCATTTGCAATGATCTCTGCCTTAAAAACTGAGCGTGATGCCAGTCTTCAGCCAGTCTTTCACTTGCTTTAAAGTGGTTAGACTGCATTTTTCCCCACAATctcaaaaaataatataaaggTTCTTGCCAGGCTTCAGTCCTTGCTCATGTGGATTAAATCAGCCTCAATCATTACCCTGATGAGCTTTTTTGTCCTTCTTAAAATTCCAAATTGAACCTGACTACTTTTGCTGTTGGATTTTCCCTCTGGTCACTGGGTACCCCCAAGGGAGGACATTTTAACTGTTGCTTCTCTTGTAACACAGGTAGCAATTCATTTAGGTTACACCAGTCTGTAAAAACTGTAAAtgctattttattttaaacattttagtttacaaaaaaaaaaaaaaaaaatcaatgattgGTACCTTTTTACACTCTCAGATTCCTGAATATGGACAGATCTTCAAAGGGAGGAAGGAGTTCTCATATGAAATTTAAGATAAGACTGTCCTGAAGGTTGTGGGGTGGGGTGTTGTTGTGTTTTATTTCGTTTTTAAGACACAATAAAGCTAAAATGTCAAGTCTCTGGGAGAGATCCCCTTACAGTTTCAGTCAAGGAGCATTAGAGTACAGACAAGGAGACCCCAGCCTGGCGCCCGCCGGCCCGCCCCGGCTGCCCAGACGTATTTGGTAGCGCACGGGTTGAGAGCCACTGGGACAATCACACCTCGCATTCCCTCGCGGGCTGCTGGTGGCAGGTACAGGAGCCGTACTCGTTGAtgatcaccagggctccctcaatgTGGTTCGGTTTGTAATCAACGTAGTATTCCTGGGCAGACATGGCAGCCATCTGATGCATGGTCTGTTTCTGCTTTTGCTTTCTGCGCTGCGTGACAAAGCACTGTCTGAGTTGCCTGAGGCTGGCAGGGAAACACTTCCAGGACACATAAAGCACCAGGACCACGATGAGGAAGGAGAAGATGAGGGCCATGGTGCCCGTGACCACCTTGTGGATCTGTACCGCGTTCTCGGCGTGCTCGCCGCCAGGGAGAGCCACGGTGGCAGGCTCCAGCGTGCCGTCGGGCTGCCCCTCCTGGCTGTCCGCGAGCGTGGGGATCGGACTGGCGGGGGGTCCCTGGTCAGTGTGGTTGGTGACGGCCGAAAGCAAGTGGCCACTGGTGGGCTCGGCCCCATCCTCGCACAGGTGGAAGGCGTACACCGCGTCCAGGACGTCCTCGCCCTGTGCATACTCGGGGCTGGCGCACTGCAAGTTGCCATCGTAGCGCCCCTGGAAGTTGCTGAGCCACGAGGCCAGGGCGCACACGTTACGACCGCAATCCCACAGGTTCCCGGTCAAGGTGATGCTCGTCAGCGACTTCCAGGAGTTGAGGATGCGGGGCTCGATGTAGGTGAGGCGGTTGGAGTCCAGCTGCAAGGACTGCAGGTGCGGCACCGTCTCGAACACATGGGGCTCCATGTACTCGATCTCATTGCCCGACAAGTCCATTTTCTCCAGGTTCCAAACCCAGTCCAGCGAGCTGACCACAATGGCCACCTTGTTCCTACGCAGGCAGAGAGAGTGCAGGGAGATGAGGCGCGGGAAGTGGGCGAAGTTCACCTTGACCAAGTCGTTGTGCTCCAGGTGCAGCTCGGTGAGCTTGAACAAGCCGGCGAAAGAGTTGCGCGCCAGGCTCTTGAGCTGATTGTATCCGATGTCGAGAAACTTGAGGCTACGACAGTCCTGGAAGATGCGCACGGGCACAAACTGGATGGCGTTGGCTCGCATGTGCAGCGTGGTGAGCTTCCGCAGCCCGTGGAAGAGGTCGGGCGCGAGCGCCTGCAGCTTGTTGTTCGAGAGGTCCACGCTGCGCAGGTTGGGCATGGGCCGGAAGGTGGTGTTGGCCAGTTGGGTGATCTGGTTGGAACTCAGCGTGAGTTCCTTAACTCGGCGCAGTTTCTGAAAGGCGTCCCCCTGCACCGAGCAGATGTGATTGTGATCCAGATAGAGCCACGTGAGCTGCATTAACCCCGTGAACTGGCCGGCGCGCAGCTCCGAGAGGCTGTTGTAGCGGAGGGACAAGCCCAGCAGGCCGGACAGGTTGTGGGGCGCCTCGGTGAGGTTGAGCGCCTCGCAGTACAGCAGCCGCCCCTCACACCGGCACAGCTGCGGGCACCCGCTGGGGGCGGCGGGCAGCATCTGAAAGCAGGCCCCCAGCAGACACAAGACCACCCCCGAGGGCCTCCTCAGCAGCCAGTATAGACAGAGACCGAGCAGCAGGAAATCCATTAGCGAGAATCTTTCCAGAGAGGCTGGAGAATGTCCATTGGAAGCGCTGGGTCAGAAATCTACATCATATTTTAttccgggggggggggagggggagaaaagggcaaaaatcaaataaatatctAGAAATAAAGAAGGACCCCCCTCCCCAAAACCACACATTCACCTCTAAGCATGCAGAAAGCTGGCAGCATGCGAAGTTCCCAGCTACGGAAAGATCAAAGAGATGGTGATTTGGTCCATGTTAGATGCTGCAgcaaagaaaagggagaaaaaaaaaaatcttcggGAAAGAATTTAATTAAAAAGTGTCTTACCCACCCTTTTCCAGAGAGTGACAACCTCCATTCAGCTGCTCCCTTTGTGTGCAGGCTAATTATATGCAGGGCGAGAGAAGACCCCTCTGTGTTCCCGAGGCAGCCCCGGTCCGCGGCCGGCGGATCTGGCAGGCGCACAATGTCTCACTTTGCTGCTCGGCTCGGGGCTGCAAGGGCGGCCGGCGAGGTGGGGAGGCGACTTCTAGGACCCGCAAGTTTCCCAACTACGTGCCGGAGCCCGGGCTTCGCCTTCCTGCGGTCGTTCTTTCCCTCTGCAGTTCGGACTGTGACgttgtgggggaaaaaaactcCAAACTCGGGGCTCGCGACTCCCCAGAATTTGACAGCCTGGTTAATGTCCGTCATTGGAAACGACCACTGACCGGCGCCACCTTTTACTCCGCCGAGACCGCCTGCCATTCGCGCCCGGGGCGGCTGCAGGGAGCGGGCTCGCTCATGCTTTGCGGGCAGCGAGGAGGTGCGGgcggcgcgggcggcggcggcggggagcGTCGTGCGGCGCCCGGGCGCCTTCCTCCGCCGGCAGTGTGCGGCGCGAGCTTGCACAGGCACCTAGTGCTCACTGAGTGTCGTAAGCTGCTCACGATTGTGCGTCTTCCCCGAGCACCTCAGACATGGGCAGATTGAAAAGGGGTGGGCATAAAACCAACATTGTACCGAGCCACTAAAGTAATATATGTTCTTTGATGAAATGGAAAACACTTTCAGCTTTTTGGTCCATATTTTAAaaaggggaggggtggaggtAAGGGTGGCATCAGCCACGACAAGAAATTTCCAAGTAGGAAGCTGAAATATTCTGTTCTCTCCCCCTTCTCTttcagaggattttttttttttttctcctttaaagcTGTCTACGTATAAGAGATACGTAGGAATCTGTAGAGAAATCAACATTTGGTCCTTTGCTTTAGAAAAGCAACTTGAGAGGAGGCAGgggaagttgtttttttttttttttttccttgcggGCGCTGGAGTTGTGCGGTTGGCCAACCCTTTTTGGTGGTGGATGGAGGAATGCTGTCCAAACCCAGCTGGCTTGGGAAGCCATCCCAGTCCCTGTGGGTGAGACCCAGGGTGGTAGAAAAGGATGTCTGTGTACAGGGAGGCTTGACTGAGATATCACTGGGGCTTCACCATTCTCCATAGATAGCTGTGGGGTTCCCGTGGATTAAAGACAGACTGCCGCGTGACACAGGAGGGGTGACCCCTGAC
Proteins encoded:
- the LRRTM1 gene encoding leucine-rich repeat transmembrane neuronal protein 1 codes for the protein MDFLLLGLCLYWLLRRPSGVVLCLLGACFQMLPAAPSGCPQLCRCEGRLLYCEALNLTEAPHNLSGLLGLSLRYNSLSELRAGQFTGLMQLTWLYLDHNHICSVQGDAFQKLRRVKELTLSSNQITQLANTTFRPMPNLRSVDLSNNKLQALAPDLFHGLRKLTTLHMRANAIQFVPVRIFQDCRSLKFLDIGYNQLKSLARNSFAGLFKLTELHLEHNDLVKVNFAHFPRLISLHSLCLRRNKVAIVVSSLDWVWNLEKMDLSGNEIEYMEPHVFETVPHLQSLQLDSNRLTYIEPRILNSWKSLTSITLTGNLWDCGRNVCALASWLSNFQGRYDGNLQCASPEYAQGEDVLDAVYAFHLCEDGAEPTSGHLLSAVTNHTDQGPPASPIPTLADSQEGQPDGTLEPATVALPGGEHAENAVQIHKVVTGTMALIFSFLIVVLVLYVSWKCFPASLRQLRQCFVTQRRKQKQKQTMHQMAAMSAQEYYVDYKPNHIEGALVIINEYGSCTCHQQPARECEV